The Marivirga salinae DNA window ATATTCCGCACTGCTTCTGCGTCTTTTATGGATGCCCCACCAAATTTAAATACTTGCATTTGTTCCTTTTTGTAATGAATGGCAAAATAAGCTGCAATTTTTTCATAATTTAGCATCAATACAAATAAATATTCCATGCAAACTAAACTAGCCACCTCTGTTGGTATCACTTTAGACCGATTTATCAAAAAGAAACAAAACGATTTTGCCTTTGCTTCGGGTGAACTTTCACAATTGCTGAGAGATATTGCCTTGGCAGGAAAAATTATTCATAGAGAGGTGAATCGAGCTGGCTTATTGAATATAGGAGGTGCTTATGGGACTGAAAATATTCAGGGAGAGGAACAGCAGAAATTGGATGTTATTGCAAATATTCGATTTATAAGGGCTTTAAAAAATGGCGGTGAGGTTTGCGCCATTGTTTCAGAAGAGGATGATGAAATCCTGGATCTGAATAATAAGGACGGAAGATACATTGTCTCTATGGATCCTTTGGATGGTTCTTCCAATATAGATGTCAATGTTTCCATCGGAACTATTTTCTCGATTTTTAGAAGAGTTTCGCCTGTTGGCAGTAAAGTCACCGATGAAGATGTATTGCAAAAAGGCTCTGAACAAGTAGCAGCTGGATATTTATTGTATGGATCTTCCACAATGTTAGTTTATACCACTGGAAGAGGTGTAAATGGATTTACTTATGATCCTTCTTTGGGTGAGTTTTTCTTATCGCATGCTGATATGAAAATTCCTGAAGATGGAAAAATATATTCGATTAACGAAGGCAGTTATAGAAGCTTGGAACCTAAAGTGCAGCAATACATTGAAAACTGTAAAGATAAAAAATACACTGCTCGCTACATTGGTTCTTTAGTAGCTGATTTTCATAGAAACTTATTGAAGGGTGGAATTTACATTTATCCATCTACTGAAA harbors:
- the fbp gene encoding class 1 fructose-bisphosphatase, encoding MQTKLATSVGITLDRFIKKKQNDFAFASGELSQLLRDIALAGKIIHREVNRAGLLNIGGAYGTENIQGEEQQKLDVIANIRFIRALKNGGEVCAIVSEEDDEILDLNNKDGRYIVSMDPLDGSSNIDVNVSIGTIFSIFRRVSPVGSKVTDEDVLQKGSEQVAAGYLLYGSSTMLVYTTGRGVNGFTYDPSLGEFFLSHADMKIPEDGKIYSINEGSYRSLEPKVQQYIENCKDKKYTARYIGSLVADFHRNLLKGGIYIYPSTEKAPNGKLRLNYECNALAMICEQAGGLATDGNMRILDIQPESLHQRVPFYTGSKKMVEEAMK